The following proteins are encoded in a genomic region of Roseinatronobacter sp. S2:
- a CDS encoding DUF294 nucleotidyltransferase-like domain-containing protein, producing the protein MTQSAPKVLEFLQSVHPYDSLPQDELARVASCFSRSEVPAGTVIYSEGEPVDGVYLVKSGAIEVTDTHGALVSILAPRNSFGERGLLRDGRAVTTATATADSVLLCLPASDLRYLIANFPAFERFFSRGVPSGGKLGRQNDLATLKVSDLMARKPIIATPQMNAQEAAKLMRDNRISCVAVVDGDKLVGIVTTRDLSGRVLAEGRSLDTPLLDVMTPDPMALSPNSLGSDILHMMLEHRIGHLPVVRNNMLVGMITQTDLTRFQAISSAQLVRDAAVAESYDDLAHVTERIPQLLLQLVGAHNAHDVITRLITDIADTVTRRLLKLAEEKLGPPPVPYLWAACGSQGRQEQTGVSDQDNCIIIDDSVTPDDMSYFADLARYVSDGLSAAGYFYCPGDMMATNPRWCQPVRVWRRYFQGWINTPSPEAQMLASVMFDLRPIGGQVSLFRDLQEETLEAASKNSIFVVHMISNSIKHSPPLGLLRGFATIRSGEHKNHVDMKLGGVVPVTDLARVYSLRGRLTAVNTRARLLAAEEQGIISVSGARDLIEAYDLIADLRLENQATLVRMGRKPDNFLAPSDLSDFERSHLRDAFVVVRTMQSAVGQIAGTLG; encoded by the coding sequence ATGACCCAAAGCGCCCCGAAGGTTCTGGAATTCCTGCAATCCGTGCACCCGTATGATTCACTGCCGCAGGACGAACTGGCGCGTGTCGCCAGTTGCTTCAGCCGCAGCGAGGTGCCGGCAGGAACTGTCATCTATTCCGAGGGCGAGCCGGTTGACGGTGTCTATCTGGTCAAATCCGGCGCGATCGAGGTGACCGACACACACGGCGCGCTTGTATCCATTCTGGCGCCGCGCAATTCATTCGGGGAACGCGGGCTGCTGCGCGACGGGCGGGCGGTGACCACGGCAACCGCCACCGCAGACTCGGTCCTGTTATGCCTGCCCGCAAGTGATCTGCGCTACCTGATCGCCAATTTCCCTGCATTTGAACGCTTTTTCAGCCGTGGTGTGCCATCAGGCGGCAAGCTGGGGCGACAGAATGATCTTGCCACGCTGAAGGTGTCGGACCTGATGGCGCGCAAACCCATTATTGCCACACCGCAAATGAATGCGCAGGAAGCGGCAAAACTGATGCGCGACAATCGCATTTCCTGTGTTGCGGTGGTGGATGGGGACAAGCTGGTCGGCATTGTGACCACGCGCGATTTGTCGGGCCGCGTTCTGGCAGAAGGGCGGTCGCTGGACACGCCGCTGCTTGATGTGATGACACCGGACCCGATGGCGCTGTCGCCCAATTCGTTGGGGTCTGATATTTTGCATATGATGCTGGAGCACCGCATCGGGCATTTGCCTGTCGTGCGCAACAACATGCTTGTCGGCATGATCACCCAGACAGACCTGACACGGTTTCAGGCGATCAGTTCTGCACAGTTGGTGCGCGATGCCGCAGTCGCCGAAAGCTATGACGATCTGGCCCATGTGACCGAACGCATACCGCAATTGCTGTTGCAACTGGTGGGCGCGCATAACGCACATGACGTGATCACCCGCCTGATCACCGATATTGCCGATACTGTCACCCGGCGGCTGCTGAAGCTGGCCGAGGAAAAGCTGGGACCGCCGCCCGTGCCATACCTGTGGGCCGCCTGCGGCAGTCAGGGCCGGCAAGAGCAGACAGGCGTCAGCGATCAGGACAATTGCATCATTATCGATGACAGTGTGACCCCCGATGACATGTCCTATTTCGCCGATCTGGCGCGGTATGTATCGGATGGATTAAGCGCTGCGGGGTATTTCTACTGCCCGGGTGACATGATGGCGACAAACCCGCGCTGGTGTCAGCCCGTGCGGGTGTGGCGGCGCTATTTTCAGGGCTGGATCAACACACCGTCGCCCGAAGCGCAAATGCTGGCATCCGTCATGTTTGATTTGCGCCCGATCGGCGGACAGGTCAGCCTGTTTCGTGACTTGCAGGAAGAAACGCTGGAAGCGGCCAGCAAGAATTCCATCTTTGTTGTCCACATGATTTCGAATTCCATCAAGCATTCCCCGCCGCTTGGGTTGTTGCGTGGCTTCGCGACCATCCGGTCGGGCGAGCATAAGAACCATGTCGATATGAAACTGGGCGGCGTGGTGCCGGTGACAGACCTTGCGCGCGTCTATTCGTTGCGCGGGCGGCTGACGGCGGTAAACACGCGTGCGCGCCTGCTGGCCGCCGAAGAGCAGGGGATCATTTCGGTTTCGGGTGCACGCGACCTGATCGAAGCCTATGACCTGATTGCCGATCTGCGGCTGGAAAATCAGGCAACACTGGTGCGGATGGGGCGCAAGCCTGACAATTTTCTTGCACCGTCCGACCTGTCGGACTTTGAACGCAGCCATTTGCGCGATGCATTCGTCGTGGTGCGCACAATGCAATCAGCCGTTGGCCAGATTGCCGGAACATTAGGCTAG
- a CDS encoding response regulator transcription factor, whose translation MEDRAKKVQILVVEDEDNIAIALDYLLTREGYAQTRLATGAGAVDMIRETKPDLVLLDVMLPEVSGYDICQTVRADPDCADVRILMMTARGSAMERRKGLAMGADGFISKPFELKELREEVRKILAGDSAHPPDRTDA comes from the coding sequence ATGGAGGACCGCGCGAAGAAGGTTCAGATTCTGGTGGTCGAGGATGAGGACAACATCGCCATAGCGCTGGACTATCTGCTGACCCGTGAAGGGTATGCCCAGACCCGCCTTGCGACAGGGGCGGGCGCTGTGGACATGATCCGTGAGACCAAGCCTGATCTGGTGTTGCTTGATGTCATGCTGCCAGAAGTGTCGGGCTATGACATTTGCCAGACAGTGCGCGCAGACCCTGATTGCGCCGATGTGCGCATTCTGATGATGACCGCACGCGGGTCGGCCATGGAACGGCGCAAGGGCTTGGCCATGGGGGCGGATGGTTTTATCTCAAAACCGTTTGAACTGAAAGAGTTGCGCGAAGAAGTTCGCAAGATACTTGCGGGTGATTCCGCGCATCCGCCGGATCGCACCGATGCTTGA
- a CDS encoding 3'-5' exonuclease: MLERLGLRIRVLLFFALLAVGAIVAVGVAGWLVLSRSDIGPDLLAPMAQAGILAGFLILFLVTGIWYLFDMNVARAIDGLANAIRTRAHADIHDDLGHDKERARYLGDLAPAAAEISRSLAQTRSALAESVARETSRLSGEKARLEKLLADVPVAVLLCTADYQLAFYNGQAVTILEAGGAPGLDRNLLDYLREGPVRHAYERLAKLNDPEAASDLICATTSSGRLLSGRMRVLRRTEHTQRPGFVLTLRDVTADLAAHAAREALLAEVFDRVRRPAANLQTVIGVISEDSEMAQAADLTAAMLSEVQGLTTAITELGQRYDAGRNDWRPLTQIRSPDLMDGVRAQFETLGLELQTDGPELMLTCDGFELALLLRWLGHRLAQAGHARSFRLVLSEEDGPGAVLDLVWQGPSLPVGVFDSWLAEPLDPDTPDLTARAVLNAHATEAWTEARGDSGGAVRLPIPNARRATTRPAPIQREVVYDFELLSKARNAGVLESKLEDLTYVVFDTETTGLTPSSDEIVQIAAVRVVNGRRVKREVFDTLVDPARAIPPSSTEVHGITDDMVKGAPSMTEAGKRFHDFARGAVLVAHNAPFDMEFLRRHEKSMGVRFDHPVLDTVLLSAVVYGQLEQHSLDALTARLGITIPEEARHTAIGDTVATADAFLKLMPMLKSRGLLTFGDVLGEVRRHGRLLKDLN; this comes from the coding sequence ATGCTTGAACGCCTTGGCCTGCGTATCCGTGTTCTGCTGTTTTTCGCCCTGCTTGCGGTGGGGGCAATCGTGGCGGTGGGTGTCGCCGGCTGGCTGGTTTTGTCGCGCAGCGACATCGGCCCTGATTTGCTGGCACCCATGGCGCAGGCGGGTATTCTGGCGGGCTTCCTGATCCTGTTTCTGGTGACGGGTATCTGGTATCTGTTTGATATGAATGTCGCGCGTGCCATTGACGGGCTGGCCAATGCCATTCGCACCCGTGCACATGCGGATATTCATGACGATCTGGGGCATGACAAGGAACGCGCGCGCTATCTTGGCGATCTTGCGCCCGCGGCGGCGGAAATTTCACGTTCGCTTGCACAAACCCGTTCGGCGCTGGCGGAATCGGTGGCGCGCGAAACATCGCGGCTGTCGGGCGAAAAGGCGCGGCTGGAAAAACTGCTGGCGGATGTGCCGGTTGCGGTGCTTTTATGCACTGCCGATTATCAGCTGGCATTCTATAACGGGCAGGCCGTCACCATTCTGGAAGCCGGGGGCGCGCCCGGACTGGACCGCAATTTGCTGGATTACCTGCGCGAAGGGCCGGTGCGCCATGCCTATGAACGTCTGGCCAAGCTGAACGATCCCGAAGCGGCATCTGACCTGATTTGTGCAACCACCAGCAGCGGGCGGCTGTTGTCGGGGCGGATGCGGGTGCTGCGACGGACCGAGCATACACAACGCCCCGGTTTCGTGCTGACCCTGCGCGATGTCACCGCCGATCTGGCCGCCCATGCCGCGCGCGAGGCGTTGTTGGCGGAAGTGTTTGACCGCGTGCGCAGGCCAGCGGCGAATTTGCAAACCGTCATTGGTGTTATTTCCGAAGACAGCGAAATGGCGCAGGCGGCGGATCTGACTGCGGCCATGCTGTCCGAAGTGCAGGGGCTGACCACTGCCATCACCGAATTGGGCCAACGCTATGATGCGGGGCGCAATGACTGGCGCCCGCTTACGCAAATACGCTCCCCCGACCTGATGGACGGGGTGCGCGCGCAGTTTGAAACCCTTGGTCTGGAATTGCAGACAGACGGGCCGGAACTTATGCTGACCTGTGACGGGTTTGAACTGGCGCTGTTGCTGCGCTGGCTGGGGCACAGACTGGCGCAGGCCGGCCATGCCCGCAGTTTCCGGCTGGTTCTGAGCGAGGAGGACGGGCCGGGTGCCGTGCTGGACCTTGTCTGGCAAGGCCCGTCATTGCCAGTGGGCGTGTTCGATTCATGGCTGGCAGAACCGCTGGACCCCGACACGCCCGACCTGACGGCGCGCGCTGTGCTGAATGCCCATGCGACCGAAGCCTGGACTGAAGCGCGCGGCGATAGCGGGGGCGCTGTGCGCCTGCCCATTCCCAATGCGCGCCGCGCAACGACGCGGCCTGCACCGATCCAGCGCGAGGTTGTCTATGATTTCGAATTGCTGTCCAAGGCGCGCAATGCGGGCGTTCTGGAAAGCAAGCTGGAAGATCTGACCTATGTTGTGTTCGATACCGAAACCACCGGCCTGACACCGTCCAGCGACGAAATCGTGCAGATTGCGGCTGTGCGCGTGGTCAATGGCCGCCGCGTGAAGCGAGAGGTGTTTGACACATTGGTTGACCCCGCCCGCGCCATTCCGCCATCGTCGACCGAGGTGCATGGCATTACCGATGACATGGTCAAGGGCGCCCCCAGCATGACCGAGGCGGGCAAACGTTTTCACGACTTCGCGCGCGGTGCGGTGCTGGTGGCCCATAATGCGCCGTTCGACATGGAATTTCTGCGCAGGCACGAAAAATCCATGGGCGTGCGGTTTGATCATCCGGTGCTGGACACGGTGCTGTTGTCGGCGGTGGTCTATGGCCAGCTGGAACAGCATTCGCTGGATGCGCTGACTGCGCGACTGGGAATTACCATCCCGGAAGAGGCCCGCCACACTGCCATCGGGGACACTGTGGCCACGGCGGACGCGTTCCTGAAGCTGATGCCGATGCTGAAATCGCGCGGGCTGCTGACATTCGGGGATGTGCTGGGCGAAGTGCGCCGCCACGGGCGGTTGTTGAAAGACCTGAACTGA
- a CDS encoding DUF4212 domain-containing protein, whose product MSDKSTDAYWKANIRIITISMVIWALVSFGFGIVLRPLLSGIPIGGTDLGFWFAQQGSILTFIVLIFYYTWYMNRLDKEFGVEE is encoded by the coding sequence ATGTCAGACAAGTCGACAGACGCCTACTGGAAGGCCAACATTCGCATTATCACCATTTCTATGGTGATATGGGCGCTTGTGTCCTTCGGGTTCGGCATCGTTCTACGCCCGCTTTTGTCGGGTATTCCAATCGGTGGCACCGATCTTGGGTTCTGGTTCGCGCAGCAAGGCTCGATCCTGACCTTCATCGTGCTGATCTTCTACTACACCTGGTACATGAACAGACTCGATAAAGAGTTTGGCGTGGAAGAATGA
- the acs gene encoding acetate--CoA ligase, translated as MSNIYPASDEFVANAHADAAKYEQMYAASINDPDGFWGEHGKRIDWIKPFTKVKNATFEYGNVDIKWFEDGTLNVSANCIDRHVPTRGDQTAIIWEPDDPKTPARHITYRELLDQTSRMANVLKDLGIGKGDRVVLYLPMIPEAAYAMLACARIGAVHSIVFAGFSPDALANRINDCQAKAVITADTAPRGGRRTALKSNTDKALFDCSDKVKCLVVKHTGDQTTWIDGRDIDLNAEMAAASPDCPCTEVGAEDPLFILYTSGSTGRPKGVVHSSGGYLVYAAMTQQYTFDYHDGDVFWCTADVGWVTGHSYIIYGPLANGAITLMFEGVPTYPDAGRFWEVCAKHKVNQFYTAPTAIRALMGQGTQWVEKHDLSSLKLLGSVGEPINPEAWNWYNENVGKGRCPIVDTFWQTETGGHMITALPGAIPAKPGSATKPFFGVVPEILDPATAEVQTDTAAEGVLCIKESWPGQMRTVWGDHERFMETYFSQYKGYYFTGDGCRRDADGDYWITGRVDDVINVSGHRMGTAEVESALVAHEAVAEAAVVGYPHDIKGQGIYAYVTLMNNMEPSEELRKELVKWVRHEIGPIASPDLIQWAPGLPKTRSGKIMRRILRKIAEDDFGALGDISTLADPSVVDELIENRMNRA; from the coding sequence ATGTCAAATATATATCCCGCTTCTGATGAGTTTGTGGCGAATGCGCATGCCGACGCGGCCAAGTACGAGCAGATGTATGCTGCATCCATCAACGATCCGGACGGTTTCTGGGGCGAGCACGGCAAGCGTATTGACTGGATCAAGCCCTTTACCAAGGTCAAGAACGCGACGTTCGAGTATGGCAATGTCGATATCAAGTGGTTTGAAGATGGCACGCTGAACGTGTCGGCCAATTGCATTGACCGCCATGTGCCCACGCGCGGCGACCAGACGGCCATCATCTGGGAACCGGATGACCCCAAGACGCCGGCCCGGCACATCACCTATCGTGAATTGCTGGATCAGACCAGCCGCATGGCGAATGTGCTGAAAGATCTGGGTATCGGCAAGGGCGACCGCGTTGTGCTGTATCTGCCGATGATCCCGGAAGCGGCCTATGCGATGCTGGCTTGTGCGCGGATCGGGGCGGTTCATTCGATCGTGTTCGCAGGGTTTTCGCCGGATGCACTGGCAAACCGCATCAATGACTGTCAGGCCAAGGCCGTGATCACGGCCGACACCGCGCCGCGTGGCGGGCGCCGCACAGCGCTGAAATCCAACACCGACAAGGCGCTGTTTGACTGCTCGGACAAGGTGAAATGCCTTGTTGTCAAACACACCGGCGACCAGACCACATGGATTGATGGCCGCGATATCGACCTGAATGCCGAAATGGCCGCAGCCAGCCCAGATTGCCCCTGCACAGAAGTGGGCGCAGAAGATCCGCTGTTCATTCTTTATACATCGGGGTCGACTGGCCGGCCCAAAGGGGTTGTGCACAGCTCTGGCGGGTATCTGGTTTATGCGGCGATGACGCAGCAATACACATTCGATTATCATGATGGCGATGTGTTCTGGTGTACCGCGGATGTCGGTTGGGTGACCGGCCACAGCTATATCATATACGGGCCGCTGGCGAATGGCGCGATCACGCTGATGTTCGAAGGCGTGCCGACCTATCCCGATGCGGGCCGCTTCTGGGAAGTCTGCGCCAAGCACAAGGTCAACCAGTTCTACACTGCGCCAACAGCCATTCGCGCGCTGATGGGGCAAGGGACGCAATGGGTTGAAAAGCACGACCTGTCGTCGTTGAAACTGCTTGGATCGGTGGGCGAACCTATCAACCCCGAAGCGTGGAACTGGTATAACGAAAATGTCGGCAAGGGCCGTTGCCCGATTGTCGACACGTTCTGGCAGACCGAAACGGGCGGCCACATGATTACCGCGCTTCCCGGTGCCATTCCGGCCAAGCCCGGTTCGGCGACGAAGCCGTTTTTCGGTGTGGTGCCGGAAATTCTGGACCCTGCAACTGCTGAAGTTCAGACAGATACCGCAGCAGAAGGTGTGTTGTGCATCAAGGAAAGCTGGCCCGGACAGATGCGGACCGTCTGGGGCGATCACGAACGTTTCATGGAAACCTATTTCAGCCAGTATAAAGGCTATTACTTCACGGGTGACGGTTGCCGCCGCGATGCCGATGGCGATTACTGGATCACCGGGCGCGTGGATGACGTGATCAACGTATCGGGCCACCGCATGGGCACCGCCGAAGTTGAGTCCGCCCTTGTCGCACATGAAGCCGTGGCTGAAGCGGCAGTTGTCGGCTACCCGCATGATATCAAGGGGCAGGGGATCTATGCCTATGTGACCTTGATGAACAACATGGAACCCAGCGAAGAACTGCGCAAGGAACTGGTCAAATGGGTGCGTCACGAAATTGGCCCTATCGCCAGCCCTGATCTTATTCAATGGGCGCCGGGCCTGCCGAAAACCCGCTCTGGCAAGATTATGCGCCGTATTCTGCGCAAGATTGCCGAAGATGATTTTGGCGCTTTGGGCGACATCTCGACATTGGCCGATCCGTCGGTGGTCGATGAACTTATCGAAAACCGCATGAACCGGGCCTGA
- a CDS encoding electron transfer flavoprotein subunit alpha/FixB family protein — protein sequence MAVLLLAEVTDGVLNMDATCKAVSAAAQLGDVTVLCAGASAADAAASAAKIDGVAKVLCAEDASLGHRLAEPTAALIVSLAGDYSHIVAPATTDAKNILPRVAALLDVMVLSDVSGIVDADTFERPVYAGNAIQTVKSGDATKVLTIRTSTFDAAAQGGSASVETISAADNPALSEWVEDKVAASDRPELTSAKVVVSGGRGVGSEDDFKLIEGLADKLGAAVGASRAAVDSGYAPNDWQVGQTGKVVAPDLYIAVGISGAIQHLAGMKDSKIIVAINKDEEAPIFQVADYGLVGDLFTMVPELTEKL from the coding sequence ATGGCAGTTCTTCTTCTGGCCGAAGTCACCGATGGTGTGCTGAACATGGATGCAACCTGCAAGGCGGTGAGCGCTGCGGCGCAACTGGGCGATGTGACGGTCCTGTGTGCGGGCGCAAGTGCGGCAGACGCTGCCGCAAGTGCCGCGAAGATCGACGGGGTGGCCAAGGTTCTGTGCGCCGAGGATGCAAGTCTGGGCCACCGTCTGGCCGAGCCCACCGCCGCGCTGATTGTCAGCCTTGCGGGCGATTACAGCCATATCGTGGCCCCCGCGACGACGGATGCAAAAAACATTCTGCCCCGCGTCGCAGCGCTTCTGGATGTGATGGTGCTGTCCGATGTGTCGGGTATTGTCGATGCTGACACGTTCGAGCGTCCGGTTTACGCGGGCAATGCAATCCAGACCGTCAAATCCGGCGATGCGACCAAGGTTCTGACAATCCGCACATCCACTTTTGACGCGGCTGCTCAAGGCGGATCTGCAAGTGTCGAGACCATTTCAGCCGCAGACAACCCTGCCCTGTCGGAATGGGTCGAAGACAAGGTTGCCGCCAGCGACCGGCCAGAGTTGACCTCGGCCAAGGTGGTTGTATCCGGCGGGCGCGGTGTGGGGTCGGAAGATGACTTCAAGCTGATCGAAGGGCTGGCCGACAAACTGGGTGCAGCGGTCGGTGCATCACGCGCCGCAGTCGATTCCGGCTATGCGCCCAACGACTGGCAAGTGGGCCAGACCGGCAAGGTGGTCGCCCCCGATCTGTATATCGCCGTCGGCATTTCCGGCGCGATCCAGCACCTGGCGGGTATGAAAGACAGCAAGATCATTGTTGCCATCAACAAGGATGAAGAAGCCCCCATTTTTCAGGTGGCAGATTACGGGCTTGTGGGCGATCTGTTCACCATGGTGCCGGAACTGACCGAAAAGCTGTAA
- a CDS encoding adenylate kinase, which produces MTKSAVLILLGPPGAGKGTQARMLEEKFGLVQLSTGDLLRAAVAAGTDAGNQAKAVMDAGGLVSDEIVLAILRDRMAEPDTAKGIILDGFPRTAKQAEALDALLGDQGMTLGAAISLDVDDDAMVERVSGRYTCANCGEGYHDSFKKPAVAGVCDKCGATEFKRRADDNAETVGARLAAYHDQTAPLITYYEGQGALKRVDAMGQIDQVATALAAVVQDVTA; this is translated from the coding sequence ATGACAAAATCCGCCGTTCTTATCTTGCTTGGCCCCCCCGGGGCAGGCAAGGGCACGCAGGCGCGCATGCTGGAAGAAAAATTCGGGCTGGTGCAACTGTCTACTGGCGATTTGCTGCGCGCGGCAGTCGCTGCGGGCACGGATGCGGGAAATCAGGCCAAGGCAGTGATGGATGCAGGCGGGCTGGTCAGTGATGAAATTGTGCTGGCGATCTTGCGCGACCGCATGGCTGAACCTGACACGGCCAAGGGGATAATCCTTGACGGATTCCCCCGCACCGCCAAACAGGCAGAAGCACTGGATGCGCTGCTTGGCGATCAGGGCATGACGCTGGGGGCGGCCATTTCGCTGGATGTGGATGATGATGCGATGGTGGAACGCGTTTCAGGCCGTTACACCTGTGCAAATTGTGGCGAAGGGTATCACGACAGCTTCAAGAAACCGGCAGTTGCAGGGGTTTGCGACAAATGCGGCGCAACCGAATTCAAGCGGCGCGCTGATGACAATGCCGAAACCGTGGGCGCACGACTTGCCGCCTATCACGACCAGACAGCACCGCTGATCACATATTACGAAGGGCAGGGCGCGCTGAAGCGTGTGGATGCGATGGGTCAGATTGACCAGGTCGCAACCGCGTTGGCGGCGGTCGTACAGGACGTGACAGCGTAG
- a CDS encoding electron transfer flavoprotein subunit beta/FixA family protein, which yields MKVLVPVKRVIDYNVKVRVKADGSGVDLANVKMSMNPFDEIAVEEAIRLKEKGVVTEIVAVSIGVKQAQETLRTALAMGADRAILINAADDVHTDIEPLAVAKLLKAVIDEEQPQIVLCGKQAIDNDMNATGQMLGALTGWAQATFASEVSVDGDHATVTREVDGGLQTIKVKLPAIISVDLRLNEPRYASLPNIMKAKKKPLDEKTPADYGVDVSPRLEIVKTTEPAARSAGVKVGSVDELLAKLKDEAGVI from the coding sequence ATGAAGGTTCTGGTGCCAGTCAAGCGCGTGATCGACTATAACGTGAAAGTCCGTGTCAAAGCGGATGGCAGCGGGGTCGATCTGGCGAATGTCAAAATGTCGATGAATCCGTTTGACGAAATCGCGGTAGAAGAAGCGATCCGCCTGAAGGAAAAAGGCGTTGTGACAGAAATCGTGGCCGTGTCCATCGGTGTGAAGCAGGCGCAGGAAACGCTGCGCACCGCATTGGCGATGGGGGCGGATCGCGCAATTCTGATCAATGCCGCCGATGATGTGCATACCGATATCGAACCGCTGGCCGTGGCAAAACTGCTGAAAGCCGTGATCGATGAAGAACAGCCGCAAATCGTGCTGTGCGGCAAACAGGCCATCGACAATGACATGAACGCAACCGGCCAGATGCTGGGCGCGCTGACCGGATGGGCGCAGGCAACTTTCGCATCCGAAGTGTCGGTTGATGGGGACCACGCGACCGTGACGCGCGAAGTGGACGGGGGCTTGCAGACGATCAAGGTCAAACTGCCCGCGATTATCAGTGTGGACCTGCGCCTGAATGAACCGCGTTACGCATCGCTGCCCAACATCATGAAGGCCAAGAAAAAGCCGCTGGATGAAAAAACACCCGCCGATTACGGCGTGGATGTCAGCCCGCGTCTGGAAATCGTGAAAACGACAGAACCTGCCGCGCGATCCGCAGGCGTCAAGGTCGGTTCGGTCGATGAGTTGCTGGCGAAACTGAAAGATGAAGCGGGGGTAATCTGA
- a CDS encoding sodium:solute symporter family protein produces MDQFVINLIFVGASFALYIGIAIWARAGTTSDFYAASRGVNPIVNGAATAADWMSAASFISMAGLIAFVGYGNSTFLMGWTGGYVLLAMLLAPYLRKFGRYTVPDFIGDRFYSQTARLVAVISLLVMSITYVIGQMTGAGVAFSRFLEVTNQTGLFIASGVVFIYAVLGGMKGITYTQLAQYVVLIIAYTIPAVFISLQLTGNPLPQLGLFSTHTESGQPLLTTLNEVLVELGFNDYTGNHGSTFNMVLFTLSLMIGTAGLPHVIIRFFTVPKVADARKSAGWALVFIALLYTVAPAVGAMARLNIITTLYPNGVAGEPLAFDERPDWMINWENTGLLRFEDKNGDGLIQYYNEANPPARAIEEGWEGNEMVTFNQDILVLANPEIAQLPSWVIGLIAAGGLAAALSTAAGLLLAISSAISHDLIKSMINPGISEKGELLAARISMAFAIALATYLGLNPPGFAAQVVALAFGLAASSLFPAIMMGIFSKKMNSSGAIAGMIVGLGSTVLYIFTYLGWFFIPGTNMLPNTPDNWLFGISPLSFGAVGAVLNFAAAYIVNKMTNDAPAEIQELVESIRVPKGAGGAVDH; encoded by the coding sequence ATGGATCAGTTTGTAATCAACCTAATCTTTGTGGGCGCGTCTTTCGCGCTTTACATTGGTATCGCGATTTGGGCACGCGCCGGAACGACCTCTGACTTCTATGCGGCGTCGCGCGGCGTCAACCCTATTGTCAACGGTGCAGCCACGGCGGCGGACTGGATGTCTGCGGCCAGCTTCATCTCGATGGCGGGTCTTATCGCTTTCGTGGGCTATGGCAACTCGACCTTCCTTATGGGGTGGACGGGCGGCTATGTGCTGTTGGCCATGCTGTTGGCGCCCTATCTGCGCAAGTTCGGTCGCTACACCGTGCCAGATTTCATCGGGGACCGCTTCTACAGCCAGACCGCGCGTCTGGTGGCTGTCATCTCGCTTCTGGTTATGTCCATCACCTATGTTATCGGTCAGATGACCGGTGCGGGCGTGGCATTCTCGCGCTTTTTGGAAGTGACAAACCAGACCGGCCTGTTCATCGCGTCGGGCGTTGTGTTCATCTATGCCGTTCTTGGCGGCATGAAGGGCATCACCTACACGCAGCTGGCGCAATATGTCGTGCTGATTATCGCCTACACAATTCCGGCGGTGTTCATCTCGTTGCAGTTGACGGGCAATCCTTTGCCGCAGCTGGGTCTGTTCAGCACGCACACAGAATCGGGCCAGCCGCTGCTGACCACGTTGAATGAAGTGCTGGTTGAGTTGGGCTTCAATGACTATACCGGCAATCACGGATCAACCTTCAACATGGTGCTGTTCACCCTGTCGCTGATGATCGGGACCGCTGGTCTGCCGCATGTCATCATCCGGTTCTTCACCGTTCCGAAAGTGGCAGATGCACGGAAATCGGCAGGTTGGGCGCTGGTCTTCATCGCGCTGCTTTACACGGTTGCACCTGCTGTTGGTGCAATGGCGCGTCTGAACATCATCACCACACTCTATCCCAACGGTGTCGCAGGAGAGCCACTGGCATTCGACGAAAGGCCAGACTGGATGATCAACTGGGAAAACACTGGTTTGTTGCGGTTCGAGGACAAGAACGGCGATGGTCTGATCCAGTATTATAATGAGGCGAACCCACCCGCCCGCGCCATTGAAGAAGGCTGGGAAGGCAATGAAATGGTGACCTTCAACCAGGATATTCTGGTTCTGGCAAACCCTGAAATTGCACAACTTCCAAGCTGGGTTATCGGCCTGATTGCGGCTGGCGGTCTGGCGGCAGCGTTGTCCACGGCGGCAGGTCTGTTGCTGGCGATTTCGTCTGCCATCAGCCATGATCTGATCAAGTCGATGATCAATCCGGGTATTTCGGAAAAGGGCGAATTGCTTGCTGCCCGTATTTCGATGGCCTTTGCGATTGCGCTGGCAACCTATCTGGGCCTCAACCCGCCGGGCTTTGCGGCGCAGGTGGTGGCGCTGGCCTTCGGTCTTGCAGCATCGTCGCTGTTCCCTGCTATCATGATGGGTATCTTCAGCAAGAAGATGAACTCCTCGGGTGCGATTGCAGGTATGATCGTGGGTCTTGGTTCAACGGTGCTGTATATCTTCACCTATCTGGGCTGGTTCTTCATCCCCGGCACCAACATGCTGCCCAACACACCTGACAACTGGCTGTTCGGCATCTCGCCGCTTAGCTTTGGTGCGGTGGGTGCAGTGCTGAACTTTGCAGCGGCCTATATCGTCAACAAGATGACGAATGACGCCCCGGCAGAAATTCAGGAACTGGTGGAATCCATCCGCGTGCCGAAAGGGGCAGGCGGGGCCGTCGATCACTGA